In Chitinophagales bacterium, one genomic interval encodes:
- a CDS encoding META domain-containing protein: MKIKFIVSSLIVLLVLQSCSSSKKSTESENTIFWVSGYKTTANSGAGKSEVLNISKSPKLENATWENFYAPIDSFTFEPGYFQKIEVKETELNPSEVPADASSIQYKLVKVLDKQKDMRTELNGNWSLAKLNGAPLNKMLAVPTLSIDLSNKTFGGNNGCNNYSALINNVTNNSIELNSIATTERACINKNVEAEFNVALNAISTYKIDTDFLIFYAENDTELLRFFKNSTSEAQKNLHDIWVAVRIDGNPINRMTTAPQMELNLNTMQIMGNNGCNNYVGKINKATANELVFGNIAVENKMCKNIETANTFNKAISKTATYKRDNLELVFYDTAGNEVVAFLKVD; encoded by the coding sequence ATGAAAATTAAATTTATAGTATCAAGCTTAATAGTACTTTTAGTATTACAATCATGCTCCTCATCAAAAAAATCTACCGAAAGTGAAAACACTATTTTTTGGGTAAGTGGCTATAAAACTACGGCAAACTCAGGTGCCGGAAAAAGTGAAGTGCTAAACATAAGTAAAAGCCCCAAATTAGAAAATGCTACATGGGAAAATTTCTATGCTCCCATTGACAGTTTTACTTTTGAACCTGGCTATTTTCAAAAAATAGAGGTTAAGGAAACAGAACTAAATCCAAGTGAAGTTCCTGCCGATGCTTCGTCTATACAATATAAATTAGTTAAAGTATTAGACAAACAAAAAGACATGAGAACCGAATTGAACGGAAACTGGTCTTTAGCTAAATTAAATGGAGCTCCTTTAAATAAAATGCTTGCCGTTCCTACGCTTTCTATAGATTTAAGCAATAAAACTTTTGGAGGTAACAATGGTTGTAATAATTATTCGGCTCTTATTAATAATGTAACAAACAACAGCATAGAATTAAACAGCATAGCAACAACCGAAAGAGCTTGCATAAATAAAAATGTAGAAGCTGAATTTAATGTGGCTTTAAATGCTATAAGTACCTACAAAATAGACACTGATTTTTTAATTTTTTACGCTGAAAACGACACAGAACTACTAAGATTTTTTAAAAACAGCACTTCCGAAGCACAAAAAAATCTACATGATATTTGGGTAGCAGTAAGAATAGACGGCAATCCTATAAATAGAATGACAACAGCCCCTCAAATGGAATTAAACCTAAATACTATGCAAATAATGGGAAATAATGGGTGCAACAACTATGTAGGAAAAATTAATAAAGCAACAGCTAATGAATTAGTTTTTGGAAATATTGCCGTAGAAAACAAAATGTGCAAAAACATAGAAACAGCAAATACGTTTAATAAGGCAATCAGCAAAACAGCTACTTACAAAAGAGATAATTTAGAACTTGTATTTTATGATACAGCAGGAAATGAAGTAGTAGCTTTTTTAAAAGTTGATTAA
- a CDS encoding helix-turn-helix transcriptional regulator has translation MNTIHHQLMPPKLLYETLHKQIPSYIKNNYFIFDKKLGKGKFEYINLQEGLWVLQMNFELNEPLKLIREASETNNYFAINFYLSSSEIIYENKDSAKLGLNNVSILLNAATAEIKMEIPAHTPIKIMNIGFTRQWLKKSLIEEKNTDKLEQLFLSDKPFYLSESLDYNFKNILNDLDLEKTSKLKLFSSTLQLLDYMVVKLNKREHENVIPENIHYHDFQELMKTRNNIDEQLDESIPVETLATQAGMSLSKYKRLFKQVFGTTPYQYYLNNRMEKAMDLLVHREHSVTEVGFLIGYTNLSQFTKAFKMHHGILPSEVK, from the coding sequence ATGAATACTATTCATCATCAACTTATGCCACCTAAGCTACTGTACGAAACACTTCATAAGCAGATACCCTCTTACATAAAAAACAATTACTTTATTTTTGACAAAAAATTAGGCAAAGGCAAGTTTGAATACATTAATCTACAAGAAGGATTATGGGTGCTACAAATGAACTTTGAATTAAATGAACCACTAAAATTAATTAGAGAAGCAAGTGAAACTAATAATTACTTTGCTATAAACTTTTACTTATCCTCTTCAGAGATTATATATGAGAATAAGGATTCAGCTAAATTAGGCTTAAACAATGTAAGTATTTTACTGAACGCTGCCACAGCGGAAATAAAAATGGAAATACCTGCCCACACGCCTATTAAAATTATGAATATAGGATTTACAAGGCAATGGCTGAAAAAATCTCTTATAGAAGAAAAGAATACCGATAAATTAGAACAGCTTTTTTTATCTGACAAACCTTTTTATTTAAGTGAAAGCTTAGACTATAATTTTAAAAACATATTAAATGATTTAGATTTAGAAAAAACCAGTAAACTAAAGTTGTTTTCCAGCACATTGCAGTTATTAGATTACATGGTAGTGAAACTCAACAAGAGAGAACACGAAAATGTTATTCCGGAAAATATACACTATCATGATTTTCAAGAACTAATGAAAACAAGAAACAATATAGATGAACAATTAGACGAGAGTATTCCTGTAGAAACCTTAGCCACGCAAGCAGGCATGAGTTTATCTAAATACAAACGCCTTTTTAAACAAGTTTTTGGCACAACACCCTACCAATATTATTTAAACAACAGAATGGAAAAAGCTATGGATTTATTAGTACATAGGGAACATTCTGTAACGGAAGTTGG